In Phragmites australis chromosome 24, lpPhrAust1.1, whole genome shotgun sequence, the following are encoded in one genomic region:
- the LOC133907411 gene encoding transcription initiation factor IIF subunit alpha-like isoform X1, whose product MGSLDLVLKPACEACSSTSELYGTGCKHTTLCSTCGKSMARSRARCLVCSAPITRLIREYNVRANAITDKTYSIGRFVTGLPPFSKKKSAENKWSLHKEGLQGRQITENMREKYNRKPWILEDETGQYQYQGQMEGSQSATATYYLLMLHGKEFNAFPAGSWYNFSKIAQYKQLTLEEAEEKMNKRKTSATGYERWMMKAAANGPAAFGSDMNKLEATNGGEKESAHSKKGKNNEEGNNSDKGEEDEEEEAARKNKLGLTKKGMDDDEEGGKDLDFDLDEEIEKGDDWEHEETFTDDDEAVDVDPEERADLAPEIPAPPEIKQDDEENEEEGGLSKSGKELKKLLGRSAGLNESDADEDEEEDDQEDESSPVLAPKQKDQLKDEPVDNSPAKPTPSGHARGTPPASKSKQKRKSGVDDAKTSCSAASKKAKVESDTKASGVKDEATPSTKPTSKASASAKSGTNVSPVTEDEIRSVLLAVAPVTTQDLVSRFKSRLRGPEDKNAFAEILKKISKIQKTNGHNYVVLREDKK is encoded by the exons ATGGGCAGCTTGGACCTGGTGCTCAAGCCGGCGTGCGAGGCCTGCAGCTCCACGTCGGAGCTCTACGGCACGGGGTGCAAGCACACCACGCTCTGCAGCACCTGCGGCAAGTCCATGGCGCGCTCCCGCGCCCGCTGCCTCGTCTGCTCCGCGCCCATCACCAGGCTCATCCGG GAATACAATGTACGAGCTAATGCTATCACAGATAAGACTTACTCTATTGGAAGATTTGTTACTGGTTTACCTCCATTCTCGAAGAAGAAGAGTGCTGAGAACAAATGGTCTCTTCATAAGGAGGGCCTACAAGGACGACAGATTACTGAGAATATGCGG GAAAAATACAATAGGAAACCATGGATTTTGGAAGATGAAACAGGCCAATATCAGTATCAAGGTCAAATGGAGGGATCTCAGTCAGCTACAGCGACGTACTATCTGTTAATGTTGCATGGCAAGGAATTTAATGCATTTCCTGCTGGTTCCTG GTATAACTTCAGTAAAATTGCACAGTACAAACAACTCACACTGGAAGAGGCTGAAGAAAAGATGAATAAGAGGAAGACCAGTGCAACTGGTTATGAACGCTGGATGATGAAAGCAGCTGCAAATGGGCCAGCTGCCTTTGGTTCAGATATGAACAAACTTGAGGCCACAAATGGTGGGGAAAAAGAAAGTGCTCATTCcaagaaaggaaaaaataatgaGGAGGGTAATAATTCTGATAAAGgcgaggaggatgaagaagaggaagctgCACGCAAAAATAAGCTTGGACTCACAAAAAAGGgcatggatgatgatgaggaaggTGGAAAAGATCTGGACTTTGATTTGGATGAGGAAATTGAAAAAG GTGATGACTGGGAGCATGAAGAAACATTTACTGACGATGATGAGGCTGTGGATGTCGACCCAGAGGAACGTGCAGATTTAGCTCCTGAAATTCCTGCTCCACCTGAAATTAAGCAG GATGATGAAGAGAATGAAGAAGAAGGTGGTCTAAGCAAGTCTGGCAAGGAATTAAAGAAGCTGCTTGGGCGCTCTGCTGGACTAAATGAGTCAGACGCTGAtgaggacgaagaagaagatgat CAGGAAGACGAGTCATCTCCAGTGCTTGCTCCAAAACAGAAGGATCAACTTAAAGATGAACCTGTAGATAACAGCCCAGCTAAACCAACACCATCAGGGCATGCTCGAGGCACACCTCCTGCATCCAAATCGAAGCAAAAGAGAAAATCAGGTGTTGATGATGCAAAAACTTCTTGTAGTGCAGCTTCAAAGAAAGCAAAAGTGGAATCG GATACAAAAGCATCAGGTGTCAAAGATGAGGCAACGCCTTCGACAAAACCTACATCAAAGGCCTCTGCTTCAGCAAAAAGTGGAACAAACGTGTCACCTGTCACAGAGGATGAAATCAGGAGTGTTCTTCTTGCAGTGGCTCCAGTCACCACGCAAGATTTAGTATCCAGATTTAAGTCTAGACTTCGTGGTCCAGAG GACAAGAATGCTTTCGCTGAAATTCTGAAGAAAATCTCGAAGATACAGAAGACTAATGGCCACAATTACGTCGTCCTTAGAGAGGACAAGAAGTGA
- the LOC133907411 gene encoding transcription initiation factor IIF subunit alpha-like isoform X2, whose protein sequence is MGSLDLVLKPACEACSSTSELYGTGCKHTTLCSTCGKSMARSRARCLVCSAPITRLIREYNVRANAITDKTYSIGRFVTGLPPFSKKKSAENKWSLHKEGLQGRQITENMREKYNRKPWILEDETGQYQYQGQMEGSQSATATYYLLMLHGKEFNAFPAGSWYNFSKIAQYKQLTLEEAEEKMNKRKTSATGYERWMMKAAANGPAAFGSDMNKLEATNGGEKESAHSKKGKNNEEGNNSDKGEEDEEEEAARKNKLGLTKKGMDDDEEGGKDLDFDLDEEIEKGDDWEHEETFTDDDEAVDVDPEERADLAPEIPAPPEIKQDDEENEEEGGLSKSGKELKKLLGRSAGLNESDADEDEEEDDEDESSPVLAPKQKDQLKDEPVDNSPAKPTPSGHARGTPPASKSKQKRKSGVDDAKTSCSAASKKAKVESDTKASGVKDEATPSTKPTSKASASAKSGTNVSPVTEDEIRSVLLAVAPVTTQDLVSRFKSRLRGPEDKNAFAEILKKISKIQKTNGHNYVVLREDKK, encoded by the exons ATGGGCAGCTTGGACCTGGTGCTCAAGCCGGCGTGCGAGGCCTGCAGCTCCACGTCGGAGCTCTACGGCACGGGGTGCAAGCACACCACGCTCTGCAGCACCTGCGGCAAGTCCATGGCGCGCTCCCGCGCCCGCTGCCTCGTCTGCTCCGCGCCCATCACCAGGCTCATCCGG GAATACAATGTACGAGCTAATGCTATCACAGATAAGACTTACTCTATTGGAAGATTTGTTACTGGTTTACCTCCATTCTCGAAGAAGAAGAGTGCTGAGAACAAATGGTCTCTTCATAAGGAGGGCCTACAAGGACGACAGATTACTGAGAATATGCGG GAAAAATACAATAGGAAACCATGGATTTTGGAAGATGAAACAGGCCAATATCAGTATCAAGGTCAAATGGAGGGATCTCAGTCAGCTACAGCGACGTACTATCTGTTAATGTTGCATGGCAAGGAATTTAATGCATTTCCTGCTGGTTCCTG GTATAACTTCAGTAAAATTGCACAGTACAAACAACTCACACTGGAAGAGGCTGAAGAAAAGATGAATAAGAGGAAGACCAGTGCAACTGGTTATGAACGCTGGATGATGAAAGCAGCTGCAAATGGGCCAGCTGCCTTTGGTTCAGATATGAACAAACTTGAGGCCACAAATGGTGGGGAAAAAGAAAGTGCTCATTCcaagaaaggaaaaaataatgaGGAGGGTAATAATTCTGATAAAGgcgaggaggatgaagaagaggaagctgCACGCAAAAATAAGCTTGGACTCACAAAAAAGGgcatggatgatgatgaggaaggTGGAAAAGATCTGGACTTTGATTTGGATGAGGAAATTGAAAAAG GTGATGACTGGGAGCATGAAGAAACATTTACTGACGATGATGAGGCTGTGGATGTCGACCCAGAGGAACGTGCAGATTTAGCTCCTGAAATTCCTGCTCCACCTGAAATTAAGCAG GATGATGAAGAGAATGAAGAAGAAGGTGGTCTAAGCAAGTCTGGCAAGGAATTAAAGAAGCTGCTTGGGCGCTCTGCTGGACTAAATGAGTCAGACGCTGAtgaggacgaagaagaagatgat GAAGACGAGTCATCTCCAGTGCTTGCTCCAAAACAGAAGGATCAACTTAAAGATGAACCTGTAGATAACAGCCCAGCTAAACCAACACCATCAGGGCATGCTCGAGGCACACCTCCTGCATCCAAATCGAAGCAAAAGAGAAAATCAGGTGTTGATGATGCAAAAACTTCTTGTAGTGCAGCTTCAAAGAAAGCAAAAGTGGAATCG GATACAAAAGCATCAGGTGTCAAAGATGAGGCAACGCCTTCGACAAAACCTACATCAAAGGCCTCTGCTTCAGCAAAAAGTGGAACAAACGTGTCACCTGTCACAGAGGATGAAATCAGGAGTGTTCTTCTTGCAGTGGCTCCAGTCACCACGCAAGATTTAGTATCCAGATTTAAGTCTAGACTTCGTGGTCCAGAG GACAAGAATGCTTTCGCTGAAATTCTGAAGAAAATCTCGAAGATACAGAAGACTAATGGCCACAATTACGTCGTCCTTAGAGAGGACAAGAAGTGA